Proteins from one Moorella sp. E308F genomic window:
- a CDS encoding NAD(P)-dependent oxidoreductase, with translation MEDRAISLAHSIIGVSHGRPEHDFYPTPSFATISLLQKEKFEGLIWEPACGDGAISKVLEEKGYTVWSTDLYDYGYGNVGVDFLHSYKKVPNIITNPPYKLAQAFVEHALECTERKVAMLLKLQFLEGAGRYKFFKSSPLKNVYVFSKRLSMNRNGIKMKNKGMICFAWFVWEHGYKGQPIIDWIL, from the coding sequence ATGGAGGATCGAGCTATTTCATTAGCTCATAGTATTATTGGCGTTAGTCACGGTCGTCCAGAGCATGATTTTTACCCGACTCCATCCTTTGCGACAATTTCTTTATTACAAAAAGAAAAATTTGAAGGTCTTATTTGGGAACCAGCCTGTGGTGACGGAGCGATCAGTAAGGTTTTAGAAGAAAAAGGTTATACTGTTTGGTCAACAGATTTGTATGATTATGGTTATGGTAATGTCGGTGTAGATTTTCTACACTCTTATAAAAAAGTTCCTAATATCATAACTAACCCTCCATATAAACTTGCTCAGGCGTTTGTTGAACATGCGTTGGAATGTACGGAAAGGAAGGTAGCTATGCTTCTCAAACTTCAATTTCTAGAGGGGGCGGGGCGTTATAAATTTTTTAAGTCCTCCCCCCTTAAAAACGTTTATGTCTTTAGTAAACGATTGAGCATGAATCGTAATGGTATAAAGATGAAAAATAAAGGAATGATTTGTTTTGCTTGGTTTGTTTGGGAGCATGGTTATAAAGGCCAACCAATAATAGACTGGATTTTATAG
- a CDS encoding thymidine kinase, which produces MNKRIGEVTLYWGTMFAGKTTRLIQDLKQAGEGAICFKPATDTRYSHNISKTHDGVEFPVITIKQASDIFLLLEPHITTIGIEEASLFYDDPTLIPTIITLRDMGYNVIITGIDRNLKDEPFCQMHKIAALADNCIKLRAKCVQCGRPASMNYFKGKDKSNLIGGADKWEPLCRSCYMERKS; this is translated from the coding sequence ATGAATAAAAGAATTGGTGAGGTAACTTTATATTGGGGAACAATGTTTGCTGGTAAAACGACTAGACTTATTCAAGATTTAAAACAGGCGGGAGAGGGGGCAATTTGTTTTAAACCCGCCACCGATACGAGATATAGTCATAATATATCGAAAACACATGACGGAGTTGAATTTCCTGTTATAACTATCAAACAAGCTAGTGATATTTTCCTTTTACTCGAACCGCATATTACTACCATAGGAATTGAGGAAGCATCTCTTTTTTACGATGATCCTACCCTTATCCCCACCATCATTACTCTGCGGGATATGGGTTATAACGTTATAATTACGGGTATAGATCGCAATTTAAAAGATGAACCTTTCTGTCAAATGCATAAAATAGCCGCTCTTGCTGATAACTGTATTAAGCTCAGGGCTAAATGTGTGCAATGCGGACGGCCAGCATCTATGAATTACTTTAAAGGTAAAGATAAATCTAATCTTATTGGCGGGGCTGACAAATGGGAACCCCTTTGCAGGTCGTGCTATATGGAAAGGAAAAGCTGA
- a CDS encoding metallophosphoesterase: protein MRQILSKYSGEHQSIFIVFIGDVHFGNKYFNHSYLENALNFVASHRQRCRLVLMGDLLEAATKTSVGRAVYDENYPTQKQFEKAVETFLPFAENIDLVLEGNHEERIIKDTSFEITQEMCHRWGRIDAYGKFSAVVNFNLSGGLTYSLYAWHGATSSTRESGAINGLLGMRERCVAHIYAMGHTHKLLTVPKKIVVPNPSQERVQEVEQLFINTGSALDYGGYGEQKGFSLVKAGFGAVQIFADKRKMIFHKIEDLV from the coding sequence ATGCGGCAGATTTTATCAAAATATTCTGGTGAACACCAGTCTATTTTTATAGTTTTTATTGGTGATGTTCATTTTGGTAATAAGTATTTTAATCATTCTTACTTAGAAAACGCTTTAAATTTCGTAGCCAGCCATCGGCAGCGGTGCCGTTTGGTGCTAATGGGAGATTTGTTAGAGGCGGCGACTAAAACTTCGGTGGGGCGGGCAGTGTACGATGAAAACTATCCTACGCAAAAGCAGTTTGAAAAGGCAGTAGAGACTTTTCTTCCTTTTGCTGAAAATATTGATTTAGTTTTAGAGGGTAATCATGAAGAGCGCATTATTAAAGATACTTCTTTTGAGATTACGCAGGAGATGTGTCATAGGTGGGGGCGGATTGATGCTTATGGTAAATTCTCAGCAGTGGTCAATTTTAATTTGAGTGGTGGTTTAACTTATTCCCTTTACGCATGGCATGGTGCTACTTCGAGTACTAGGGAGTCTGGAGCCATAAATGGGTTATTAGGGATGAGGGAAAGGTGTGTAGCCCATATTTATGCTATGGGACATACTCATAAATTGTTAACTGTGCCGAAAAAGATTGTGGTTCCCAATCCCTCTCAAGAGAGGGTACAGGAAGTAGAACAGTTGTTTATTAATACTGGTTCTGCCTTGGATTATGGTGGCTATGGTGAACAAAAAGGTTTTAGCTTAGTGAAGGCGGGATTTGGGGCGGTGCAGATATTTGCTGATAAACGGAAGATGATTTTTCATAAGATTGAGGATTTAGTTTAG
- a CDS encoding phage tail tape measure protein codes for MTDQIISGEDYSLKTQILMDFSSAIKEAGAFADQVSDIATAFSNMSRDVKNINLKVADLIKAEITKWNESALFGNKFDIGKTIKEKVERAIATNIAKRDVTITGGAGEPIQFALRDSDVRKINTKVTKAIQEALSKLEIQPFNLPAFQLTDRHTKQIQAEFVNKLSQAINEGINFVWEGDKKKSFSLTVTSENMQAMLDAFKTKFLSLISNPAFFTFADVEPVKIDVSKMTAVLNKIRDSLGDIDKHLNIDFEELRKLPNIDKSLAKFREHIQIVVAEIADINKKISGLSTGVDVGGLQQVGQQIATLRTTIITKIGQLLKEITQQVATIPAGTIEQAKYQAAIGNIGVVLNNYVLAQIDGIMKSLLTAAGAQLVKVQGKDVYVAGMKQLQERLVAATKEALKGIDFSKLGIDVAPLQKMLDDWSDSIAKALQERVVGSVTKLTDAILRLQGSIEINVFNFINDLEKGVEEWFKSHSDYSGMIRGQDIVDYLIPRVQQGILDIITSMVPVFDAGKKIQVTIPSEVIEKIQESIYDVVLQEIKLVQTTPKQGTKSGIQELIKKETEKLAQLLIERARNIFTALIEGVSAGSFMVLSAEEQAQVQAGLQKSAREIINSYLVALQRGLGTLVVSQEVIYHVQSEMQQAVDKAVQKVKFEVGEFTLDINSIIKKVVKIVEDALKKSLATLDVGVPQWNLNINSLIIQPIQQGLRRLFVDLGKEIKEQLAISVKGENMVAPVNFTELLMPVNKVINNYLRDYIKTVVGVIKSTDRMASFQAVTGALHPEVRRALAAEAEMSVRAFQRANPLLQGEEFLQKIMRENINAIFKRFHAVLTKSATQIVKEYQQALGEVEVKPNLEAVWDLTRKMTALQDAIAKKVKELLDAQFKALMTEIKELKLYPASIGAYVPPASVRRSVESTARGMARSVSSGRGAFPVQERVYAAPYSNIFSEGRGRSRYITPGGDTRTFVGSVINTMRYITAGMLMGIPMGLVYSAWESARQFDYDLKKAETNLLAKEENILKLAEERVKLRYEQASRLGDYGITARQYNNEVERRRLVEEEVARIRNLAGRGAVRPLQDIALNFGINQEEMGRVWEITTRRVDNPYEALSLSRSAAKIYAYEREELTPEEAAKGMEAIASQWGLRGQDMDRVANMLIKAGLLSQASVKDLLQAQARSGITFAQNMPGIPKSEALATSLVLQSLFTQTTARTGSEAGTFWRTVFEAPFRANEAKFLEQMAESNPALAMLSPFKKIKQDDGTYRRIQKTGLEMFLDIVEAARKLDDQSRIELLNKVYKTRYTASAEAIQALIEDIDKLTGYPDLRSYIKDVENVTPEEAFQAIAGKMDTYEFQRQRALTMWQISTFGVFESLKPQFSSLITYLTAFLRVIRDNADKVASVLSIVSKIAVGLGIKFFMGKGQSFVDRFNQRQLQKSYATNMGWLEEEAYIQRLKKLSVMDEMAYWERQGREIEIEKTKLATPISKAKRRQDIVKNRLEQAKHIYNEMLAEGADSSQLALQQQRIDKLQKAYDHFTQTLDKYNNIMAELEAKQAGYNRQIEKLTQEMAEVDKEAVDLQKRMVLLDTAFADMGLRGKQVISAYHLLSKEFKTGAMDIERFERALQELARVSGLSEGRLNSLRQDVDALVKEFKEGKMTAEAFSREIRQLERNYRLGDLGAIEGKAVAELKGVNLLDAVIAGSLFGKQMRQPQTAQAMLGEIGGQAGSAYAKYAGILAGIPLLAKMGGFLGNLFGKGKALVTGEGAIAKGIGTLGRVGGKIAGKLSIGGKFLGGPIGWGLAAMEILGNPLASSILSPGERLQEEANQEEQMIKRFQNIRDAGWLPKIVFGAFEAINTLTGGLSRLFGGTTPSFSEYGQAWKALLSGEDDLQTYLTERLGVAQKKGRALALIQEEQERYLRENPTLDLNGDGLREDTSKTDWREVTSFEEGQQMLSLINERLNMKLAELNSEFEIKKSELLRAGFREDSDRLRNLMAGFLRSNIEALEEAVKQIQERKRLLEEANPNTYKDNEAWQALHLAELQHQATIAQQRLQLSQTEFSEVDEITSKLERERQLIQAEYSIKRGKAILGGAQEDSWTVRSIERAQVEQENRKIATAITELQNLMQRYAEGDARREQIWLQIKQLQAESTDNLVKIRKALPSQGTFNLPPEIKPLTYWEAKTLTNNYRNMTYRQGDVIVNLNIDNMSGSPSDVQKISEVVAKTIRDTQAGLTGLLWQQVKSGIGSNYRPLLP; via the coding sequence ATGACTGATCAAATCATAAGCGGAGAAGATTATTCTTTAAAGACACAGATATTAATGGATTTTTCTAGTGCAATTAAAGAAGCAGGAGCTTTTGCAGATCAAGTTTCGGATATTGCTACTGCTTTTAGCAATATGTCAAGAGATGTAAAAAATATTAATCTTAAAGTGGCTGATTTAATTAAAGCGGAAATTACTAAGTGGAATGAGAGCGCGTTATTTGGTAATAAGTTTGATATTGGCAAGACTATTAAAGAAAAAGTGGAGAGGGCTATTGCAACTAATATTGCGAAACGTGATGTCACTATTACAGGTGGGGCGGGTGAACCGATTCAATTTGCTTTACGTGATAGTGACGTAAGGAAGATAAATACAAAAGTAACGAAAGCCATTCAAGAAGCTCTTTCTAAATTAGAAATTCAGCCCTTTAATTTACCTGCTTTTCAATTGACGGATCGCCATACAAAACAAATTCAAGCGGAATTTGTTAATAAATTATCGCAGGCGATAAATGAAGGCATAAATTTTGTTTGGGAGGGGGATAAAAAAAAGAGTTTTTCCCTGACAGTAACTTCGGAGAATATGCAGGCTATGCTGGACGCCTTTAAGACGAAGTTTTTGTCTTTAATTTCTAATCCTGCCTTTTTTACGTTTGCTGATGTTGAACCTGTAAAAATTGATGTCAGTAAAATGACTGCGGTGTTAAATAAGATAAGGGATTCTCTAGGTGATATAGATAAGCATTTAAATATTGATTTTGAAGAGTTGCGGAAGCTACCTAATATTGATAAGTCCCTAGCAAAATTTAGGGAGCATATTCAGATTGTAGTGGCGGAGATTGCTGATATAAATAAGAAAATCAGCGGTCTTTCTACTGGTGTTGATGTGGGCGGGCTCCAGCAGGTGGGCCAGCAGATTGCGACTTTACGGACGACAATTATTACTAAAATTGGGCAATTATTAAAGGAAATTACTCAACAGGTGGCGACTATACCCGCAGGCACTATTGAACAGGCTAAGTACCAGGCGGCTATTGGCAATATTGGCGTGGTATTGAATAACTATGTCCTGGCTCAGATTGATGGGATTATGAAATCGCTGTTGACGGCGGCGGGGGCGCAACTTGTGAAAGTGCAGGGGAAGGATGTTTATGTAGCTGGTATGAAGCAGTTACAGGAGCGTTTGGTGGCCGCTACTAAGGAGGCTTTGAAGGGAATTGATTTTAGTAAGTTGGGGATAGATGTAGCCCCTCTACAAAAAATGTTGGATGATTGGAGTGATTCTATAGCTAAAGCCTTACAAGAGCGGGTGGTGGGGTCGGTAACAAAACTTACTGATGCAATTTTAAGGCTTCAAGGAAGTATAGAGATAAATGTATTTAATTTTATCAATGATTTGGAAAAGGGTGTGGAAGAATGGTTTAAAAGTCATTCTGATTATAGTGGAATGATACGAGGACAAGATATAGTTGATTATCTTATACCTCGTGTGCAACAAGGTATTTTAGATATAATTACCAGTATGGTTCCTGTTTTTGATGCTGGGAAAAAGATACAGGTAACAATACCGTCTGAAGTAATAGAAAAAATCCAAGAAAGTATATACGATGTAGTGTTGCAAGAAATAAAGTTAGTGCAAACTACTCCTAAACAGGGTACTAAAAGTGGCATCCAAGAGTTAATTAAGAAGGAGACGGAGAAACTAGCGCAACTCCTTATAGAGAGAGCACGGAATATTTTTACGGCCTTAATAGAAGGGGTGTCGGCGGGGAGTTTTATGGTTCTTTCTGCCGAAGAACAGGCCCAGGTGCAGGCTGGTTTACAGAAGAGTGCGAGAGAAATTATTAATAGTTATCTAGTTGCTCTTCAGAGGGGTTTGGGGACACTAGTAGTTTCGCAGGAGGTTATCTATCACGTTCAGAGTGAAATGCAACAAGCCGTTGATAAGGCGGTGCAGAAGGTAAAGTTCGAGGTAGGTGAGTTTACTTTAGATATAAATAGCATCATTAAAAAAGTGGTTAAAATTGTTGAGGATGCATTGAAGAAAAGTTTAGCTACTTTAGATGTAGGTGTGCCGCAGTGGAATTTAAATATTAATTCTCTTATTATCCAACCCATTCAACAGGGGTTGCGGCGTTTGTTTGTCGATTTAGGGAAAGAGATAAAGGAACAGTTGGCTATTTCTGTTAAAGGGGAAAATATGGTAGCACCCGTTAATTTTACGGAGTTATTAATGCCTGTGAATAAGGTTATTAATAATTATTTGCGTGATTATATTAAAACCGTTGTAGGGGTTATAAAATCTACGGATAGGATGGCTTCTTTCCAGGCGGTAACTGGTGCTTTGCATCCTGAAGTGCGGCGGGCACTAGCGGCTGAAGCTGAAATGTCGGTGCGGGCGTTCCAGCGGGCTAATCCCCTGCTTCAGGGAGAAGAGTTCTTGCAAAAAATTATGCGTGAGAATATTAATGCTATCTTTAAGCGTTTCCATGCTGTTTTAACGAAGAGTGCTACGCAGATTGTAAAAGAATATCAGCAAGCATTGGGAGAAGTGGAAGTAAAGCCTAACTTGGAGGCAGTTTGGGACTTAACACGGAAAATGACAGCTTTGCAAGACGCTATTGCGAAAAAAGTAAAGGAGTTGCTGGATGCTCAATTTAAGGCTTTAATGACTGAGATTAAGGAATTAAAGTTATACCCTGCTAGTATCGGTGCTTATGTTCCTCCTGCTTCTGTTAGACGCAGTGTTGAGAGTACAGCTCGTGGGATGGCTCGTTCTGTGAGTAGTGGACGGGGTGCTTTCCCTGTCCAGGAAAGGGTTTATGCGGCACCTTATTCCAATATTTTTAGTGAGGGCAGGGGCAGATCGCGTTATATTACTCCTGGTGGAGATACACGGACTTTTGTGGGTTCAGTAATCAATACGATGCGGTATATTACAGCAGGTATGTTAATGGGTATTCCGATGGGTCTGGTGTATAGTGCTTGGGAATCGGCGCGGCAGTTTGATTATGATTTGAAGAAGGCCGAAACTAATCTTTTAGCTAAAGAAGAGAATATTTTAAAATTGGCGGAAGAAAGGGTTAAACTTCGTTATGAGCAAGCGAGTCGTTTGGGGGATTATGGTATTACTGCCCGACAGTATAATAATGAGGTGGAACGCAGGCGTCTGGTAGAGGAAGAAGTGGCACGGATTCGTAATCTGGCGGGTCGTGGGGCGGTACGGCCTTTACAGGACATTGCTTTAAATTTCGGTATTAATCAAGAAGAGATGGGAAGAGTATGGGAAATTACCACTAGGCGGGTGGATAATCCTTATGAGGCTTTAAGTCTTTCTAGGAGTGCGGCGAAGATTTACGCCTATGAGCGAGAGGAATTAACGCCTGAAGAGGCCGCTAAAGGCATGGAAGCAATTGCCTCTCAGTGGGGTTTGCGCGGGCAGGATATGGATCGTGTCGCTAATATGCTGATTAAAGCAGGTTTGTTATCTCAGGCTTCGGTGAAAGATTTGTTGCAGGCCCAGGCACGGTCTGGTATTACTTTTGCTCAAAATATGCCTGGGATTCCCAAGAGCGAAGCCTTGGCAACTTCCCTGGTGTTGCAGTCGCTTTTTACTCAAACTACGGCACGTACAGGTAGTGAGGCAGGCACTTTCTGGCGGACTGTTTTTGAAGCTCCTTTTAGAGCAAACGAAGCAAAGTTTTTGGAGCAAATGGCGGAGAGTAATCCTGCCCTGGCAATGCTGTCTCCATTTAAGAAAATTAAGCAGGATGATGGGACTTATAGGCGTATTCAAAAAACTGGGTTGGAGATGTTTTTAGATATTGTGGAGGCGGCTAGGAAATTGGACGATCAGAGTAGGATTGAATTATTAAATAAGGTGTATAAAACCAGGTATACGGCTAGTGCTGAGGCGATCCAGGCTTTAATAGAAGATATAGATAAATTGACAGGTTATCCTGACTTACGGTCGTACATTAAAGATGTGGAGAATGTTACTCCTGAAGAGGCTTTTCAGGCTATTGCAGGAAAGATGGATACCTATGAGTTTCAGCGTCAGCGTGCGTTGACTATGTGGCAAATATCAACGTTTGGAGTCTTTGAGAGTCTAAAACCACAGTTTAGTTCTTTAATAACTTATTTAACGGCTTTTTTACGGGTTATTCGAGATAACGCTGACAAAGTAGCTAGTGTATTGTCCATTGTTAGTAAGATTGCAGTGGGGTTAGGTATAAAGTTTTTTATGGGTAAAGGTCAAAGTTTTGTAGATAGGTTTAATCAGCGACAGCTACAAAAATCCTATGCTACCAATATGGGTTGGTTGGAAGAAGAAGCCTATATTCAAAGGCTTAAAAAGTTATCTGTAATGGATGAAATGGCTTATTGGGAACGGCAAGGGAGAGAAATTGAGATTGAAAAGACTAAGCTGGCTACTCCTATTAGTAAAGCTAAACGCCGACAAGATATTGTAAAAAATAGATTAGAGCAGGCTAAACATATTTATAATGAAATGCTGGCGGAGGGGGCAGATTCTAGTCAATTGGCTTTACAGCAACAAAGAATAGATAAGTTGCAAAAAGCCTACGATCATTTTACGCAAACTTTGGATAAATATAATAATATAATGGCGGAATTGGAGGCGAAGCAGGCTGGTTATAATCGTCAAATAGAAAAATTAACTCAGGAGATGGCAGAAGTAGATAAGGAAGCGGTTGATTTACAAAAACGAATGGTTTTATTAGATACGGCTTTTGCGGATATGGGTTTGCGTGGTAAGCAGGTGATCTCTGCCTACCATCTTTTGAGTAAGGAATTTAAGACAGGAGCAATGGACATTGAGCGGTTTGAGAGAGCTTTACAGGAATTAGCAAGGGTATCAGGACTTTCAGAAGGGAGATTAAATTCTTTACGCCAGGACGTGGATGCTCTGGTGAAGGAATTTAAAGAGGGCAAGATGACAGCCGAGGCTTTTTCCCGCGAGATCAGGCAGTTAGAGCGCAATTACCGCCTCGGTGATTTGGGAGCGATTGAGGGTAAAGCGGTAGCTGAATTAAAGGGTGTTAATTTACTTGATGCTGTAATTGCAGGTTCTTTGTTTGGTAAACAGATGCGCCAGCCGCAAACGGCCCAGGCCATGCTTGGAGAAATCGGAGGGCAGGCGGGTAGCGCATACGCTAAATACGCTGGTATTTTGGCGGGTATTCCCCTTCTGGCTAAGATGGGCGGCTTTTTGGGTAATTTGTTCGGTAAAGGTAAAGCTCTAGTTACGGGGGAAGGAGCTATTGCTAAAGGTATAGGAACGTTGGGTCGTGTTGGTGGTAAGATAGCGGGCAAGCTGAGTATTGGTGGTAAGTTTTTAGGTGGCCCCATAGGGTGGGGCCTAGCGGCGATGGAAATACTAGGTAATCCCCTAGCTTCCAGTATTTTATCTCCTGGGGAGCGGTTGCAGGAAGAGGCCAATCAAGAGGAGCAAATGATTAAACGTTTCCAGAATATAAGGGATGCAGGCTGGTTGCCGAAGATTGTTTTTGGTGCTTTTGAGGCTATTAATACTCTTACGGGAGGTCTTTCGCGTCTATTTGGTGGTACTACCCCTTCTTTTAGTGAATATGGACAGGCGTGGAAGGCTCTGTTATCAGGGGAGGATGATTTACAAACTTACTTAACGGAACGGTTAGGAGTAGCGCAGAAAAAAGGGCGTGCGTTAGCTTTAATACAAGAAGAACAGGAGCGGTATTTACGTGAGAATCCGACATTAGATTTAAACGGTGATGGTTTGCGGGAAGATACTTCTAAGACAGATTGGCGTGAGGTAACTTCCTTTGAAGAAGGACAGCAAATGCTGTCATTGATCAATGAACGGTTGAATATGAAACTGGCCGAGTTAAACTCGGAGTTTGAGATTAAAAAATCGGAGTTACTGCGGGCTGGTTTTAGAGAAGATTCTGATCGTTTACGGAATTTAATGGCAGGGTTTCTTCGTTCTAATATTGAAGCGTTAGAGGAAGCAGTAAAACAGATTCAAGAAAGGAAGAGGTTATTAGAGGAAGCTAATCCTAACACTTATAAGGATAATGAGGCGTGGCAGGCCCTACATTTGGCGGAATTGCAACATCAGGCTACTATTGCTCAACAGCGGTTGCAACTTTCGCAGACAGAATTTTCCGAAGTAGATGAGATTACGAGTAAACTGGAACGGGAACGTCAGCTTATTCAGGCGGAGTATAGTATTAAGCGAGGGAAAGCGATTTTAGGGGGAGCGCAGGAAGATTCGTGGACGGTTCGCTCTATAGAGCGGGCACAAGTAGAGCAGGAGAATAGGAAGATTGCTACAGCTATTACCGAATTGCAGAATTTAATGCAGAGGTATGCTGAAGGAGATGCGCGGCGGGAGCAGATATGGTTACAGATAAAACAATTACAAGCAGAATCTACAGATAATTTGGTTAAAATTAGAAAAGCTCTACCGTCTCAGGGTACATTTAATCTGCCCCCTGAAATTAAACCGTTAACCTACTGGGAGGCTAAAACCTTAACGAATAATTATCGTAATATGACTTACCGTCAAGGTGATGTGATTGTAAATCTAAATATTGATAATATGAGTGGTTCACCTAGCGATGTTCAAAAAATATCAGAAGTGGTAGCGAAAACAATAAGAGATACCCAGGCTGGTTTGACTGGTTTGTTGTGGCAACAGGTGAAAAGCGGTATTGGCAGTAATTATCGGCCTTTACTACCGTAA
- a CDS encoding S-layer homology domain-containing protein produces the protein MTQQYPFGSAKDRYKKRLFVDMGFGYQEVGARLIEPYSPPVPQFNVKELTVINGPSHIQNMGISSYKAQITLLFDDKEAYTEYLTYCGWTHKFYDEKGHLYLGSVTSMKVSVYEANRRYKVELDMILVKKDEYDRKNRFKYQDIEGHWAQTEIEEMANLGLLAVMTRDNQPILYFRPDAYVTRAEFIAFLNRTRRLLEQSIRE, from the coding sequence ATGACGCAACAATATCCATTTGGTTCGGCGAAGGATCGTTATAAAAAGAGGCTATTTGTAGATATGGGATTTGGTTATCAGGAGGTGGGGGCGCGATTAATTGAGCCCTATTCACCTCCTGTTCCTCAATTTAATGTTAAAGAGTTGACAGTTATTAATGGGCCTTCTCATATTCAAAATATGGGTATTTCTAGTTATAAAGCGCAGATAACGTTGTTGTTTGATGATAAAGAAGCCTATACTGAATATCTCACTTATTGTGGTTGGACGCATAAATTTTATGATGAAAAGGGACATTTATACCTAGGTAGTGTTACTAGTATGAAGGTTTCGGTGTATGAAGCTAATAGGCGGTATAAAGTAGAATTGGATATGATTTTAGTCAAAAAAGATGAATATGATCGTAAAAATAGGTTTAAGTACCAAGATATTGAAGGGCATTGGGCACAGACGGAAATTGAAGAGATGGCTAATCTGGGTTTATTAGCAGTAATGACGAGGGATAACCAACCTATTCTTTATTTTCGACCTGATGCCTATGTAACCAGGGCTGAATTTATAGCCTTTTTAAATCGGACAAGGAGATTATTAGAACAAAGTATTAGGGAATAG